A region of Primulina huaijiensis isolate GDHJ02 unplaced genomic scaffold, ASM1229523v2 scaffold23605, whole genome shotgun sequence DNA encodes the following proteins:
- the LOC140967133 gene encoding OVARIAN TUMOR DOMAIN-containing deubiquitinating enzyme 4-like translates to MMACSPISTCTKNVTCLIWTARRRMSNHALDIIQVPSTYCCSHSLNTRLKLPYTSIYVPSSDYCLLTDGSKSSGQISIGCKTKSKTSCHSLAFNIANSRCHRKMSLGLSTGYRIMNTRLQVPEKTIASEIKYNIGPVSWKHRRASAGFFIALLVCFSTTTPTHAEAPEGNEKEKKVFTNYSVTGIPGDGRCLFRSVAHGACVRSGKNPPNEILQKELADELRARVVDELVKRREETEWFIEGNFDTYVSNMRKPREWGGEPELLMASHVLQMPITVYMHDRNSGGLIAIAEYGQEYGKDNPIEVLYHGFGHYDALHIPGQRGERSRL, encoded by the exons ATGATGGCTTGTTCTCCCATCAGCACGTGCACAAAAAATGTGACCTGCTTAATTTGGACTGCCCGGAGACGGATGAGCAATCATGCTTTAGATATTATTCAAGTACCTTCTACTTATTGCTGTTCCCATAGCTTGAACACGCGTCTGAAACTACCTTACACTTCCATATATGTGCCTTCTTCGGACTATTGTTTGTTGACTGATGGGTCTAAATCATCTGGACAAATAAGTATTGGATGTAAAACCAAAAGTAAGACTTCTTGCCATTCGTTGGCATTTAATATTGCTAATTCTAGATGCCATCGGAAGATGAGTCTTGGTCTCTCAACTGGATACAGAATCATGAACACAAGGCTTCAGGTTCCTGAGAAAACAATTGCTTCCGAAATTAAGTATAATATCGGACCTGTTTCTTGGAAACATAGACGAGCATCTGCTGGCTTTTTTATTGCATTGTTGGTTTGTTTTTCAACCACCACACCTACACATGCTGAAGCTCCTGAGGGAAATGAGAAGGAAAAGAAAGTCTTCACCAACTACTCGGTGACTG GTATACCCGGTGATGGGAGATGCTTGTTTCGCTCTGTTGCCCATGGAGCTTGTGTACGATCGGGAAAGAACCCTCCGAATGAGATCCTTCAGAAGGAGTTAGCTGACGAATTAAGGGCTAGG GTGGTTGATGAACTTGTCAAAAGACGGGAAGAGACAGAATG GTTTATAGAAGGCAATTTCGACACTTATGTTTCAAACATGAGGAAGCCTCGCGAATGGGGAGGTGAACCGGAACTATTAATGGCTTCTCATGTACTCCA GATGCCTATAACGGTCTACATGCATGACCGAAATTCTGGTGGCCTGATAGCTATTGCGGAGTACGGTCAAGAATATGGCAAGGACAATCCCATTGAAGTCCTCTATCATGGTTTCGGTCATTATGATGCCCTTCATATACCAGGTCAGAGAGGGGAAAGGTCAAGACTTTGA